One Ochotona princeps isolate mOchPri1 chromosome 29, mOchPri1.hap1, whole genome shotgun sequence genomic region harbors:
- the LOC101529144 gene encoding solute carrier family 5 member 4, producing MPEYLKKRFGGKRLQIYLSIISLFMSVALRISADIYSGAVFIKLALGLDLYLAICILLAITAVYSITGGLASVIYTDTLQAFIMLLGSFILMGYAFDEVGGYESFKEKYMNAIPSVIEGDNMTANPSCYTPAPDSFHVFRDPITGDIPWPGLIFGMPIVAAWYWCTDQVTVQRCLSGKDMSHVKAACIMCGYLKILPLFLMVMPGMISRILYPDNVACVIPSECEKQCGIDVGCTNYAYPTLVLELMPAGLRGLMLSAMLASLMSSLTSIFNSSSALFTVDLYTKIRKQASEKELLIAGRLFVSFLIIVSIMWIPLVEVFRSGQLIHYTEGISSYLGPPIAAVFLLAIFCKRVNEQGAFWGLMMGLVMGLIRMIAEFAYGTGSCMVPSKCPTIICGVHYLYFAIILFVVTTAVVLGVSLLTKPIPDVHLHRLCWALRNSKEERIDLDAEEGKPEESDKGVEEDNPKKSRGCLKKAYDIFCGLQKMDSKLTQEEEKALREKLTDTSERPLWRMVVNINAIILLAVTVFLHAYFA from the exons ATGCCGGAATATCTCAAGAAGCGGTTTGGTGGGAAGCGACTTCAGATCTATCTTTCTATCATCTCCCTCTTCATGTCAGTGGCTTTGAGAATCTCG GCAGACATATATTCTGGAGCCGTGTTCATCAAACTGGCCTTGGGACTGGACCTTTACCTCGCAATCTGCATTCTCTTGGCTATCACTGCTGTTTACTCGATCACCG GTGGCTTGGCCTCAGTGATTTACACGGACACTCTCCAGGCCTTCATCATGCTGCTTGGTTCTTTTATTCTCATGGGCTATG CATTTGATGAAGTTGGAGGCTATGAGAGTTTTAAGGAGAAGTATATGAATGCCATTCCGTCTGTAATCGAGGGAGACAACATGACCGCCAACCCCAGCTGCTACACTCCTGCGCCAGACTCCTTCCACGTTTTCCGAGATCCCATCACCGGTGACATTCCATGGCCAGGATTGATATTTGGAATGCCCATTGTGGCTGCATGGTACTGGTGCACAGACCAG GTTACTGTACAGCGCTGCCTGTCCGGTAAGGACATGTCTCACGTAAAGGCCGCCTGCATCATGTGTGGTTACCTGAAGATACTTCCCTTGTTCCTCATGGTGATGCCAGGAATGATCAGCCGCATCCTGTACCCAG ACAATGTAGCGTGTGTCATACCTTCTGAATGTGAAAAACAGTGTGGCATTGATGTCGGCTGCACTAACTATGCCTACCCAACACTGGTGCTGGAACTGATGCCGGCCG GGCTGCGAGGCCTCATGTTGTCAGCCATGCTGGCCTCTCTCATGAGCTCCCTCACCTCCATCTTCAACAGCTCCAGCGCTCTCTTCACCGTGGATCTCTACACCAAGATCCGGAAGCAAGCGTCGGAGAAGGAGCTCCTGATCGCTGGACG GTTGTTTGTCAGTTTTTTAATTATTGTCAGCATCATGTGGATCCCCTTAGTAGAGGTATTTCGAAGTGGACAATTAATCCATTACACGGAAGGAATTTCCAGCTACCTTGGGCCTCCGATTGCAGCTGTCTTCTTGCTGGCTATCTTCTGTAAAAGAGTCAATGAACAG GGTGCATTCTGGGGTCTTATGATGGGACTTGTGATGGGCCTTATTCGTATGATCGCAGAATTTGCCTACGGAACAGGGAGTTGCATGGTTCCCAGCAAATGTCCAACTATTATCTGTGGAGTACACTACCTATACTTCGCCATCATTCTCTTTGTTGTGACCACAGCAGTCGTCCTGGGAGTTTCCCTCTTAACAAAACCTATACCGGATGTTCAT CTACATCGCCTGTGCTGGGCTCTGCGGAACAGCAAGGAGGAACGAATCGATTTGGATGCAGAAGAGGGAAAGCCAGAAGAATCTGACAAAGGTGTTGAAGAAG ATAATCCCAAGAAATCCCGTGGATGTCTCAAGAAGGCATATGATATATTCTGCGGCTTACAAAAGATGGACAGTAAGCTGACCCAAGAGGAGGAAAAGGCCCTGAGGGAGAAGTTGACTGACACATCAGAGAGGCCCTTGTGGAGGATGGTCGTGAACATCAACGCCATCATCCTCCTAGCTGTGACTGTCTTTCTGCACGCTTATTTCGCCTGA